From one Triticum urartu cultivar G1812 chromosome 3, Tu2.1, whole genome shotgun sequence genomic stretch:
- the LOC125549095 gene encoding flowering-promoting factor 1-like protein 2 encodes MSGVWVFRNGVVKLVENHPASAAGPPGGGAVRRKALLHTPTGEVVASYASLERKLLALGWERYYAGGGGAAGDCMLRFHKRSSVDLISLPKDFGQFSSVHMYDVVIKNRDAFRVIDV; translated from the coding sequence ATGTCTGGCGTGTGGGTGTTCCGCAACGGGGTGGTGAAGCTGGTGGAGAACCACCCGGCGTCGGCGGCGGGACCTCCCGGCGGCGGGGCGGTTCGGCGCAAGGCGCTGCTGCACACGCCCACGGGGGAGGTGGTCGCCTCCTACGCCTCGCTGGAGCGCAAGCTCCTCGCGCTCGGCTGGGAGCGCTACTACGCCGGCGGGGGTGGCGCCGCCGGCGACTGCATGCTCAGGTTCCACAAGCGCTCCTCCGTCGACCTCATCTCCCTCCCCAAGGACTTCGGCCAGTTCAGCTCCGTCCACATGTACGACGTCGTCATCAAGAATCGCGACGCCTTCCGCGTCATCGACGTCTAG